The Flavobacterium johnsoniae UW101 genomic interval TATAAATTGGAATAAGGATAAACCATCCGCTTTTACCTACGTCATGCATTCTTCTAATAGCAACAGCAATTGAAGGAACAAGAACAGCAAGGCTGTAAACGTTTGCAATTAAGCCTAAACTCGGTGAAATTAATCCAGCTACAAAGCCTAAAACAAAACTTATAATAATATTTGTCAAGAAAAACATCCAATATTCTTTTCTTCTGGCTCTTCCGTCAAAGTTTGCATAGTTTTCAAAAACTACTTTTTTGTACCATTCAATCATAATTAATAAAATTAGTTAAGTAATAATGCCTACTCTTTTTTGGATTTTCGGCTTCTCCAGGAAAAATAAAGAAAAAGTTATTTAGACTGATTCTTTAAATATCGGAAACAATATTATTAAAAATTAACAAATAAAACTAATCGGCAGCGAAAAATTTACAAGAAAAGACTCGTTATTTAAAATTAACAAAGAAAACAACGTTCTAGGCATATACAGCCTTAATTTTATCTACAATAACCTGAGCCAGACGCTCATGACTTTCGAATGTCCAGCCTGCAATATGCGGCGTCAGCAAAACATTTTTTGCTTCAAGCAGATATTGAAATGCTTCCGGTGTATTTTTATCCTGAAAAAGTGTTTCAAAAGATAGTTTTTCATACTCAAGAACATCCAGCCCTGCTCCTAATATTTTTTTTATCTTCATTGCTTCGACTAAATCTGCCGTAACAATGTTTTTGCCTCGTGAAGTATTAATGATCCAAAACGGCTTTTTAAAGGCATTTATAAAATCGGTGTTAACCATTTTGTCTGTTTCTGGTGTCCACGGAAGGTGAAGACTCAAAACATCTGTTTTTTCTTGTAATTCTGCCAGAGAAACTTGTCTGGCATTTTCATCGCCAACATTATCCAGAATATCATAACACAAAACTTCTGTTTCAAAACCGCGAAGTTTTTTAGCAAAAGCCTTTCCCATATTTCCGTAACCAATAATACCTACCGTTTTTAAGTCCAGTTCGTGGCCGCGGTTACTTTCGCGATTCCATTGTCCGGCTTTCACTTCGGCATCGGCCTGATTTAAATTATTAAAAAGCGATAAGATTACGCCAAGCGAATGTTCAGCAACTGCATTTCGGTTTCCTTCGGGCGCAGCAATTAAACGAATTCCTTTTGTTTCGGCATAATCACAGTCAATACTTTCTAAACCTGCACCAACTCTGGCGATAAACTGAAGATTTACGGCTTTATCTAAAAAAGTCTTATCAATTTTAAATCGGCTTCGAATTACAATACCATTATAATCCTGAATTTTAGCTTCAATTTCTTCTTTAGAAGATTTAAAATCGGCATGGTTTTCAAAACCTGCTTCTTCTAACTGGTTCCACAGAACCGGATGGTTGCTGTCTATATGTAGAATTTTTACACTCATTTTAATTGAATTTAATGTCAGGCAAAAATACGAGTAATTCTCTAAGATCTTTTAATCTAAAGGATAAGATATTGAACGGAAAACATGCGGATATTCCCAATTGTTATTTACATAATCAGCATTATAGGATATAAATCCTGCAACAAGTTTTCCATTAACTTCCTGCATTTCAAAATCGGTTAAACCAAAATAAGCGGGAGTTTGAAACTGGCTGACCAAACAGCCTTAAATGCCGTCTGCTGCAGTGTCTTCTACTTCTTCAATGTAAAAAGTAGTATCGGGATTTAAACTGAGTATCAATATAAGTCTCCTTATAACCTTCATCGCTGTTAAAAGATTTTACTCATTTAAAACAGGAATATTTGCGCTATGGAAGTGAAACTTTTTATTGGTCAGATTTTTTTTTAACTTTGAAAATACAAGCCTCAAAGAAATTCTGTCATTTCTAAATCATCTCAAACTTTCCAAAATGAAATTAACCAAGACTTTTAAAGCCTTCTTTGAAAACGAAAAATCAGGCGGATTACTATTATTATTTGTCACTGTAATTTCGTTGTGGGCTGCTAACTCATCTTATTCAGCTGGGTACATTGCTTTTTGGGAAAAAGATTTAGCAGGGCATTCGATCACGCATTGGATTAATGACGGATTGATGACGATTTTCTTTTTATTGATTGGTCTGGAACTGGAACGTGAAATTTATCATGGTGAGTTATCAAATATCAAAAATGCTTCACTGCCTATTATGGCCGCTTTTGGCGGTATGCTTATTCCAGCGGCTACCTTTCTTGCTCTAAATTTTGGAACTTCAACTCAAAACGGTGCCGGAATTCCTATGGCAACGGATATTGCTTTTGCTATTGGAATATTATCGCTTTTAGGCGATAAAGTCCCAGCTTCATTAAAAGTCTTTTTAACAGCACTTGCAGTAATTGACGATTTGGGAGCCATAATAGTTATTGCCGTATTTTATACTACTTCAATTGGGTTTGTGAATCTTGCTATTGCATTAGGAATTTGGGTTTTCCTATTTGTTTTAAACAGAATGAAAGTCTATAATTTGATTCCGTATTTAATTGGCGGTGTCATAATGTGGTATTTTATGTTGAATTCCGGAATCCATGCTACAATTACAGGAGTTATTTTGGCATTTGTAATTCCATTTGGCGACGGAGGCGAAAAATCTACTTCATACAAATTGCAGCATTTTTTACATCAGCCTGTT includes:
- a CDS encoding DUF805 domain-containing protein is translated as MIEWYKKVVFENYANFDGRARRKEYWMFFLTNIIISFVLGFVAGLISPSLGLIANVYSLAVLVPSIAVAIRRMHDVGKSGWFILIPIYNLILACTEGDKGANAYGPDPKNEFDELNEIGKAEL
- the nhaA gene encoding Na+/H+ antiporter NhaA, whose protein sequence is MKLTKTFKAFFENEKSGGLLLLFVTVISLWAANSSYSAGYIAFWEKDLAGHSITHWINDGLMTIFFLLIGLELEREIYHGELSNIKNASLPIMAAFGGMLIPAATFLALNFGTSTQNGAGIPMATDIAFAIGILSLLGDKVPASLKVFLTALAVIDDLGAIIVIAVFYTTSIGFVNLAIALGIWVFLFVLNRMKVYNLIPYLIGGVIMWYFMLNSGIHATITGVILAFVIPFGDGGEKSTSYKLQHFLHQPVAFFILPLFAIANTCIAIESNWHIGLNHPNAFGIILGLVIGKPLGILLFSSIGVSAGLCALPKNLKWAHILGAGMLGGIGFTMSIFITLLAFKDPEIIVFSKIAIIIASIISGITGFVYLRYILTTNKNT
- a CDS encoding 2-hydroxyacid dehydrogenase translates to MSVKILHIDSNHPVLWNQLEEAGFENHADFKSSKEEIEAKIQDYNGIVIRSRFKIDKTFLDKAVNLQFIARVGAGLESIDCDYAETKGIRLIAAPEGNRNAVAEHSLGVILSLFNNLNQADAEVKAGQWNRESNRGHELDLKTVGIIGYGNMGKAFAKKLRGFETEVLCYDILDNVGDENARQVSLAELQEKTDVLSLHLPWTPETDKMVNTDFINAFKKPFWIINTSRGKNIVTADLVEAMKIKKILGAGLDVLEYEKLSFETLFQDKNTPEAFQYLLEAKNVLLTPHIAGWTFESHERLAQVIVDKIKAVYA